The Rhopalosiphum maidis isolate BTI-1 chromosome 1, ASM367621v3, whole genome shotgun sequence genome has a segment encoding these proteins:
- the LOC113550041 gene encoding uncharacterized protein LOC113550041 has translation MSSKVSFTIEEDILLAESVREHPCLYDLKNANYKDQQIRDNVWKLISNNLNNKSVDDCKKRWKNMKDTYNKHKRSRKLGTGSSTKNKQTKWALADTLSFMDVCSYERTGLTNFNSTVEMNNSEEEDSYLEVTVDDENNSSDENDVSQKSATENTTVQETELENNLNTKKTKLLKEKRPTKKLKQNEELVSLFKKSNEDRQQIINAINKVEEDDDPIDSFFKTMALTVTSFPQHLKIKAKKEVFNIFTDLEIENNSTTSTSNRNIQSTSSLFSSPNPSIQSSSNSGFSTYDRPSQYVFPETNDCQPGNWTQSLGDNNYELLQYDDRQYE, from the exons ATGTCTTCAAAAGTGTCATTCACAATAGAAGAAGACATACTATTGGCTGAATCTGTAAGAGAACATCCATGTTTGTATGACTTAAAAAATGCCAATTACAAGGATCAACAAATAAGGGACAATGTATGGAAGCTTATATCAAAtaacttgaataataaaagtg ttgATGATTGTAAAAAGAGAtggaaaaatatgaaagatacgtataataaacataaaaggaGTAGGAAACTAGGGACGGGATCatcgacaaaaaataaacaaacaaaatggGCCTTGGCAGATACACTATCGTTTATGGACGTATGTTCTTACGAACGAAC gggactgactaattttaattctacGGTTGAAATGAACAATAGTGAAGAAGAAGATAGCTACTTAGAAGTAACTGTTGACGATGAAAACAATTCAAGTGATGAAAACGATGTTTCACAGAAGTCTGCAACAGAAAACACTACAGTTCAGGAAACTgaacttgaaaataatttgaatacaaaaaaaacaaaattattaaaagaaaaaaggcctactaaaaaactaaaacaaaatgaaGAGTTAGTGTCATTGTTCAAAAAAAGTAATGAAGATAgacaacaaattataaacgCCATTAACAAAGTTGAGGAAGATGATGATCCCattgattcattttttaaaacaatggcATTAACAGTAACATCGTTTCCtcaacatttgaaaataaaagccAAAAAAGAAGTGTTCAACATATTTACGGATTTggaaatagaaaataacagCACTACATCGACATCAAATAGAAATATTCAGTCAACAAGTAGCTTATTTTCATCTCCAAATCCTAGCATACAATCATCGTCAAACTCAGGATTTTCAACATATGATCGTCCAAGTCAATATGTTTTTCCAGAGACTAATGATTGTCAACCTGGAAATTGGACTCAATCGCTcggtgataataattatgaattacttCAGTACGACGATAGACAGTACGAATAA